The genome window ttgtttttacaaaacctcaaatattttacattatattatacagttattgagtatttgtattctacaattatcgtcggtatattggggttttgtatacaaaatttgttactacactgtgagtagtaacatgaccacaagtcgggttgacagtaccatgggtggtaattaaagtagaaaataaacaaatgtaattgcgcgaccgccctcaatgctgtaaacggTTTTACCTGTCTtaattaaattgggattcactcaccagtatttcccactgacaaaatgtttttaaacgcgttttaggtaacaaaatgtgaaagccaaatagaaggcagctggacagcactgaaggcttggaaaagtggctataaaagttacctaaataaagagatgtttttatttaaataaaatagggtttatccctatgaaaatgcgTGTACtggaaacttgggaatttcccatgtgtttaatattataaaagtgtggtattttactctgataaaatattttctaactacggtcctgatgaattttccgctgccaaactgataaacaccgataccactgaaactggccgcggccgcccatTCCCGGGTAAATAGGGGATGGGGGTTGCGACAGATTGCCCATAACAACCACCCCTTCACCCACCACACCTTACCCGCCATCACAACTACCTCTAACCCACCACCACTTGCAATCGCACCACAACAACCACCTCCACCACGTCCATCTCCCTGTACCGCCGTGAGCCGCCACAACAACCACCTCCACCACATCCCTCCCTACCGCCGTGAGCTGCCAGAacaaccacctccaccaccacgtCCATGGTCTGAGTTATTACAGTATAGGTTGGTAGACCGAGTGGTGGCCAAAATCATCAACCACCTCCATCTATTGTTAGAGAGAGAGGTTTCGTATCAGAGAGAAAAGAAAGTTtatacatctttttatttttaagtttttacAAAATAGTCCCTGAATAAAAGTTATTTACAAAATAGCCCCTATGAATGTGAAATGACAAGAATGCactcatgtgcaatgcacatgaccggatttaaccaaaaattctaactgggtttggcctaaaagtcataacgtgcaagattttggaacattaagTACATAACCTGTCAACTTTTGTGTtgaaggacagcgcctgcaatttggtataaacataaaggacaaaacttgtaactTACTCCAGTTTCTAAAGTTTTAAGTTTATCATTATTTAACTTAAAAATCTTTAATTTCTTACGTCTTATTTTTATATACACGTTGctataaattcaagttagtttACGTTTCGACGTATAAAAAATCAGAAATGAGATAGTTCACATATAATACATTTTTGTGATTATTTTTATGTAAGTATTCAGTTGGTCTACATTCTGACGTAAATTTTATTTAGAAGAACAATGTAATAAAAATGCATTAGACAATATGAATTCGAATTACTTAACGTTCTGACGCCGCCTTAACTTGCGATGAATAAAATTACTAATAACTAACACATGAAGCCTATATTCAACATTGattacaaataaaaaaataagtttgTGTAAACGTAGTAGAGAAGTTAACTACTTAAATCATCAACTTCATTCTAAAAATTATGTATTTAAAAATACATCTTTTAGCTCACAACGCTTACATATTTTTAAACTATACCAAATAAATTCTAATATGCTTCTTGCTTGAAATTAAACCCAAGATTACTTGTTAAAAAGACATGAGCCTCTTTCAAATGACTTAAGCTAGGTGAAAGAGGTGCATGTGGGGAGTGCGTGAAGGAAGTGAGTTCACCTaaggggaacaccgccgccatcaacttTAGGGGAAGAAGAGATAGATAGCTAATTAATGGTGGTTTTCACTCTTTttaaccaatcacattttttttaatatcaaAAAATTAGTTTATCCCTTCTCAAGAGAGGTGACCACCCCTTATGTTTTAGTGTAAGAGGGGACTTACAGAGAAGAATTGACATGACAATATATAATTGGGTGGGTAGAAAATTTACCCTATATCATGAGAGGAACACGCCTTTCACCCTTAGCCCCATATTGGATTAtaagaccatccgtagtgggCATGGGTTTTTCAAAATTTGCCACCAAACACGCACACCCCCTACCActgggcattattgggcgttattGTGCAAAAAATCCCCACAGGCGTTTTTAAATCACGCTTTGTCCAAGTTTGAAgggccaatcatatttaatcctTCTTTTTTTGgccaatagttttttttttttttttttttttgtgttttttatttttatttaattctctacactcttttaacataatgcccataTCCCCACTACACCTATTTTAGAAAAACACTtaataatgccccttgctgactgtaTTGTCATATGACAAAAAACGCACAAAGGTGATAACATTATTCAACCTTACCACTACGCATGTTCTAATTGGTATTCAAACTTACGACTGCAAATATTATAATGAATTTAATATCAATGAAAATATTTCAAGAAAAAACTTTAATGCCATAAATGCTTTTGATTCGCATCTTGAAATTAAAAAGTATGAAAATATCATTGTTTGAATTTTCAACCCACTATAAATTTTTATTTTGAATAGCAAACTCAACTTTTATTCGAAACGAATGTTCCCAGCCAGAAGCTTAGAACCCACTATTAATACACATCAAAACCTTAATAACATCTCCACTTCCATCAAAGTCAACAAAAATGTTACAAACTTTACTCCTCATTTCCCTTCTTCTTCCTCTGCTATTTATCTTCTTCAAACCCAAATCCAAATCCAATACAAACTCGCCACCAAAATCATACCCATTAATCGGTCACTACCTCTCAGTCTACACCAACCGCCACCGTCTCATCCACTGGACATCTGACGCCGTCCGCAACTCCCCCACCTCCACCTTCCTACTCCGACGCCCATTCGGCCAAACCCGAGTCATCACCAGCAACCCCGCAGTCGTCCAATATATCCTCAAAACAAAATTCTCATCATACCAGAAAGGCGATATCTTCCGCACCACCCTTTTCGACTTACTTGGGGACGGAATATTCAACGTGGATGGAGATGCATGGAAGTTCCAACGACAACTATCCAGCCATGAATTCAATACAAAGTCACTCAAACACTTTGTTGAAAAAGTGGTTGACGCAGAACTCAACGAACGTCTTATTCCCATGTTAACCAACGCTACAGTTAACAACACCGTTCTTGATCTTCAAGACATTCTTCAAAGATTTACGTTTGATAACGTTTGCAAAATCGCATTTGGGTATGACCCAGAGAACTTAACTCCATCATTACCGCAAGCGAAATTCGCATGCGCGTTTGAAGATGCTGTGCGCATATGTTCGGAAAGGTTCCGCACGATTACGCCTTTGGTGTGGAAACTCAAAAGTTTATTAAACATGGGTTCCGAAAAGCGACTCAAACAAGCCGTGTTGGAGATCCGAGAATTCGCTAACAAGATCGCGAGTGAAAAGAGGCAAGAACGGGACAATAAATCGTCGATTCAGTCGGTTGACTTGCTATCACGGTTTTTAAGCTCGGGTCATTCGGATGAAAAGTTTGTGACGGATATGGTGATTAGTTTTATACTCGCGGGCAGAGACTCGACTTCGGCTGCTTTGACGTGGTTTTTTTGGTTGGTGTTTAAGAATCCGGAGGTTGAGAGTGAGATTGTTAAGGAAGTTAATGAGAAATCGGATTCGCCAGTTTTTGATGAAGTGAAGGAGATGGTTTATACTCATGCGGCTCTTTGTGAAAGTATGCGGCTCTACCCGCCGGTTCCGGTGGACACGAAGGCGGCGAGTGAGGACGATGTTTTGCCGGACGGGACTGTTGTGAAAAAAGGTATTGtaggtttttaattttttttaaggttTGGTAAATCTGGACTGTTAAACACTTAACGTGTACAAGCAATAGAATAGAATAATGATGAGTGTGATATGCTTAGCACAactctaggttttttttttttttacataaaaccAAGGGTAATTTTCAGGGGTGTAAATGAATTGAGTTGTTTTACTTGACTTTGGGCTTATTTAATTATGAGAATTCAAGGTTGAGTTCTACAATTTTCAAGATCTAATCTTAAACTTTAGGTTGGCTTGGAGTAATTTTTCAAACTCAAAGTcgtcttatttattatttaatttattaaGGCCTTAACCTATATTTATAATTAATTttacatatataattttttattgaaCGAAAtgtattatttagttatttttatcaCAATTTTCTATGACTATAATAAGAagcaaaaatatttttggaaacaTATATTTAATAAATCAAAGGAAGTTTGTAAATAATAAGCTTGTTGAGGCTCACGAGCCTTCTCGAGTTCGGGCTCGAATTTATTTAAGCACGGCTTGATTTGAACTTTTATTAAACGGATCTTTACCACCTCACAAGAGGTTGGCT of Helianthus annuus cultivar XRQ/B chromosome 1, HanXRQr2.0-SUNRISE, whole genome shotgun sequence contains these proteins:
- the LOC110870990 gene encoding cytochrome P450 94A1 yields the protein MLQTLLLISLLLPLLFIFFKPKSKSNTNSPPKSYPLIGHYLSVYTNRHRLIHWTSDAVRNSPTSTFLLRRPFGQTRVITSNPAVVQYILKTKFSSYQKGDIFRTTLFDLLGDGIFNVDGDAWKFQRQLSSHEFNTKSLKHFVEKVVDAELNERLIPMLTNATVNNTVLDLQDILQRFTFDNVCKIAFGYDPENLTPSLPQAKFACAFEDAVRICSERFRTITPLVWKLKSLLNMGSEKRLKQAVLEIREFANKIASEKRQERDNKSSIQSVDLLSRFLSSGHSDEKFVTDMVISFILAGRDSTSAALTWFFWLVFKNPEVESEIVKEVNEKSDSPVFDEVKEMVYTHAALCESMRLYPPVPVDTKAASEDDVLPDGTVVKKGMMISYHPYAMGRLEKLWGKDWMEFRPERWLEKDETTDNLRLKTIDPYMYPVFQAGPRICLGKDMAFLQMKRVVAGVLRQFKVVPVVDEGSEPVFVAALTSKMKGGFLVKFKERK